The following are encoded in a window of Thermodesulfobacterium geofontis OPF15 genomic DNA:
- a CDS encoding AI-2E family transporter: MFKYLDNWILLILVSIVLGLFVYLLSPLFYIFCWAAILAFFIYPLYKRINLKLKNHKRISAIIVIIGLLVFIIVPFGFVLFNFYSQILSFLKSLEPLTQKDLKEFIEDLKQYPHIYVLVSKIIDQIQPYIPQIQEKVAQFISILLQSSLEYLKSFIKFLFSFAFQMAFTLITLYYLLVDGEKFVNETIKLIPGEREEKEKILQRVSFILKGVLYGNILTALIQGFLAFFMYFILGIPQYLLWAFLTTIASFLPIFGTGLIWLPLTIYLLLVGSYIKALILLIYSVLIIAQVDNFLKPLLIGGRTGIHNLLVFFSVLGGLAKFGLLGLFLGPVILGLVISIIEIYKIKIPH, translated from the coding sequence ATGTTTAAATATTTAGACAATTGGATATTACTAATTTTGGTATCAATTGTATTGGGATTATTTGTATATTTACTCAGTCCTTTATTTTATATTTTTTGTTGGGCAGCAATTTTAGCTTTTTTTATTTACCCTTTATATAAGCGTATTAACTTAAAACTTAAAAATCATAAGAGAATTTCTGCTATCATTGTTATAATAGGTCTTTTAGTTTTTATTATAGTTCCCTTTGGATTTGTTTTATTTAATTTTTATTCCCAGATCTTATCTTTTTTAAAAAGTTTGGAACCACTTACTCAAAAGGATTTAAAAGAATTTATTGAGGATTTAAAACAATACCCTCATATTTATGTATTAGTTTCTAAAATAATTGACCAGATTCAGCCCTATATTCCCCAAATTCAGGAAAAAGTTGCTCAATTTATTTCAATTTTACTTCAAAGTAGTTTGGAATATTTAAAAAGTTTTATTAAATTTCTTTTTTCTTTTGCTTTTCAAATGGCATTTACATTAATTACCCTTTATTATCTTTTAGTTGATGGAGAAAAATTTGTAAATGAAACTATAAAACTTATCCCTGGAGAAAGAGAAGAAAAAGAAAAAATTTTACAAAGGGTATCTTTTATTTTAAAAGGGGTTTTATATGGAAATATTTTAACAGCCCTTATCCAAGGGTTTTTGGCTTTTTTTATGTATTTTATATTAGGTATTCCTCAATATTTACTTTGGGCTTTTTTAACTACAATCGCTTCATTTCTACCAATTTTTGGAACAGGTTTAATCTGGCTCCCTTTAACTATTTATTTGCTACTTGTAGGAAGTTATATAAAAGCTCTTATCCTTCTAATTTATTCTGTTTTAATAATTGCTCAAGTAGATAATTTTTTAAAACCACTTTTAATTGGAGGAAGAACAGGGATTCACAATCTTCTTGTATTTTTTTCGGTTCTTGGTGGTCTTGCTAAATTTGGACTTTTAGGTCTTTTTCTTGGTCCAGTTATCTTAGGTTTGGTTATCTCAATAATAGAAATTTATAAAATAAAAATTCCTCACTAA
- a CDS encoding FmdB family zinc ribbon protein: MPIYEFKCEICGEIFESFQKMGEDFPSCPKCNSNYVIKLPSIFGFQDRSARVSERERAILKRARDYLIDGKVKDAKRFLEKAKEFYPTDRIKKLHETLETRKPIKGGYICRTELIVTKKKEK; encoded by the coding sequence ATGCCTATTTATGAATTTAAATGTGAAATATGTGGAGAAATTTTTGAGTCCTTCCAAAAAATGGGTGAAGATTTCCCCTCTTGTCCTAAATGTAATTCCAATTATGTAATAAAATTGCCTTCTATATTTGGATTCCAAGATAGAAGTGCAAGAGTTTCTGAGAGAGAAAGGGCTATTTTAAAAAGAGCAAGAGATTACTTAATAGATGGAAAAGTAAAAGATGCAAAACGCTTTTTAGAGAAGGCTAAGGAATTTTATCCTACAGATAGGATAAAAAAACTTCACGAAACCTTAGAAACAAGAAAACCTATAAAAGGTGGGTATATTTGTAGAACGGAACTTATAGTAACTAAAAAGAAGGAGAAATAA
- a CDS encoding DUF1844 domain-containing protein, whose amino-acid sequence MGKEHDEIFSNLITFSTFILSLNTAALVHLGEIPDPITNKKQVNLTLAKQTIDTLEMLREKTKGNLSLDEEKLLQSIIYELKLKFLKLVE is encoded by the coding sequence ATGGGTAAAGAACATGATGAGATTTTTTCAAATCTTATCACTTTTAGTACCTTTATTCTTTCTTTAAATACTGCTGCTTTGGTTCATCTAGGAGAAATACCTGATCCTATAACTAATAAAAAGCAGGTTAATTTAACCCTTGCTAAACAAACTATAGATACTTTAGAAATGTTAAGAGAAAAGACAAAAGGAAATCTTTCTTTAGATGAGGAGAAACTTTTACAAAGTATTATTTATGAGCTCAAACTTAAATTCTTAAAATTAGTTGAATAA
- the ispE gene encoding 4-(cytidine 5'-diphospho)-2-C-methyl-D-erythritol kinase yields MKSYFLLSPAKINLTLQVLKKRENNYHEIYTIFQKIDLFDEIEIKRGVRSFSLEFFCDYPIPLEENLVYKAYKLFRETFGIKEELAIKVKKTIPIGAGLGGGSSNAASILKGLAYLYGINLEKLYNLAKILGADVPFFLSPYLSAIGLGIGNEIMPFPNFSSWYIIIYPNFQISTKWAYENLGLTKSKNPIYYTSEIPPWHQPQGLINDFENLIFEKYERLKEYKEILKKIGACAVSISGTGSSIFGVFYEEPPFFAYKTLKSLLKDCKLFLVKNLE; encoded by the coding sequence ATGAAAAGTTATTTCCTTCTTTCTCCTGCAAAAATCAATCTTACTCTTCAAGTTTTAAAAAAAAGAGAAAATAATTATCATGAAATATATACTATTTTTCAAAAAATTGATCTTTTTGATGAAATTGAAATAAAAAGAGGAGTAAGAAGTTTTTCTTTAGAATTTTTTTGTGACTATCCTATTCCTTTAGAGGAAAATTTAGTTTATAAAGCCTATAAGTTATTTAGGGAAACCTTTGGTATAAAAGAGGAATTAGCTATAAAAGTTAAAAAAACTATCCCTATTGGTGCAGGGTTAGGAGGAGGAAGCAGTAATGCGGCTTCTATTTTAAAAGGATTAGCCTATCTTTATGGTATAAATTTAGAAAAACTCTATAATTTAGCTAAAATCTTAGGAGCTGATGTACCCTTCTTTTTAAGCCCATACCTTTCTGCTATAGGATTAGGGATAGGAAATGAAATAATGCCTTTTCCCAATTTTTCATCTTGGTACATTATAATATATCCTAATTTTCAAATTAGCACTAAATGGGCTTATGAAAATTTAGGATTGACAAAGTCAAAAAATCCGATTTATTATACCAGCGAAATCCCCCCTTGGCATCAACCTCAAGGACTTATTAATGATTTTGAAAATTTAATTTTTGAAAAATATGAAAGATTAAAGGAGTATAAAGAGATTTTAAAAAAAATTGGAGCTTGTGCAGTGAGTATAAGTGGAACAGGATCTTCAATTTTTGGTGTATTTTATGAAGAGCCACCCTTTTTTGCTTATAAAACTTTGAAATCTCTTTTGAAGGATTGCAAATTATTCTTAGTGAAAAATTTAGAATAA
- a CDS encoding ribose-phosphate pyrophosphokinase: MPINQFKVFSGTANPELAQKICHYLNIPLGECIIRRFSDGEIFVEIKENIRGSDVFIIQPTCPPVNENLMELLIMIDAARRASARRITAVVPYYGYARQDRKTAPRTPISAKLVANLIVVAGARRVLTMDLHAGQIQGFFDIPVDHLYALPVFLKYIKENFPIEKIVIVSPDAGGVERAREYAKRLNTGIAIVDKRREKPNESAVMNIVGEVKNKIAIIIDDMIDTAGTMCQAADAIMERGAIEVYGMATHPVLSGNAVEKIRKSSLKALFVSDTIPLKEEAKALEKIKVLSVANLLGEAIKRIHTDESISSLFI, encoded by the coding sequence ATGCCTATAAATCAGTTTAAAGTTTTTTCAGGAACCGCTAATCCAGAGCTTGCTCAAAAAATTTGCCATTATTTAAATATTCCTTTAGGAGAATGTATAATTAGAAGGTTTAGTGATGGAGAAATTTTTGTAGAAATAAAAGAAAATATAAGAGGATCTGATGTATTTATTATTCAACCCACATGTCCACCTGTTAATGAAAATTTGATGGAATTATTAATTATGATAGATGCTGCACGAAGGGCTTCAGCAAGAAGAATAACAGCTGTGGTTCCCTATTATGGATATGCAAGACAGGATAGAAAAACAGCCCCTCGTACTCCTATTTCAGCTAAATTGGTTGCCAATTTGATAGTTGTTGCTGGTGCAAGAAGAGTTCTTACTATGGATCTTCATGCTGGTCAGATTCAAGGATTTTTTGATATCCCTGTAGATCATCTCTATGCTTTACCAGTGTTCCTTAAATACATAAAAGAAAATTTCCCTATTGAGAAAATTGTTATTGTTTCTCCTGATGCTGGTGGAGTTGAAAGAGCAAGAGAATACGCTAAAAGATTAAATACAGGAATTGCTATTGTAGATAAAAGAAGAGAAAAACCCAATGAAAGTGCGGTTATGAATATTGTAGGGGAGGTAAAAAACAAAATAGCTATTATTATAGATGATATGATAGATACAGCAGGAACAATGTGTCAAGCAGCAGATGCAATAATGGAAAGAGGAGCAATTGAAGTTTATGGAATGGCTACTCATCCAGTTTTATCAGGAAATGCTGTAGAAAAAATAAGAAAATCCTCTTTGAAGGCACTTTTTGTTAGTGATACCATACCTTTAAAAGAGGAAGCTAAAGCCTTAGAAAAAATAAAGGTCCTATCTGTAGCTAATCTTTTAGGTGAAGCTATAAAAAGAATTCATACCGATGAATCTATTAGTTCTCTATTTATTTAA
- a CDS encoding 50S ribosomal protein L25/general stress protein Ctc: protein MKQVILNAIKREKTGKEICKKLRKQGLIPAIVYGPHFQPLPIAVKSSELESALIKHKGETILFNLQLANGEPSKIQAILKDHQTHPVTDKIIHIDFLAIHEKETITIDVPLEFIGKPVGISKGGILEILLHELTIECLPSEVPDKITVDISNLDIGDVLHVKDIKVPKGIKVVDNPEETVATILTEAKEVEEEETSEKTTE from the coding sequence ATGAAGCAGGTTATTTTAAATGCTATTAAAAGAGAAAAAACAGGCAAAGAAATTTGTAAAAAATTAAGAAAACAGGGTTTAATTCCCGCTATAGTATATGGACCCCATTTTCAACCCTTACCTATTGCTGTAAAATCAAGCGAATTGGAAAGTGCATTAATAAAACATAAAGGTGAAACCATTCTTTTTAATCTACAATTAGCTAATGGAGAACCCTCAAAAATACAAGCTATTTTGAAAGATCATCAAACCCATCCAGTTACAGATAAAATTATCCATATTGATTTTCTTGCTATTCATGAAAAAGAAACTATAACCATAGATGTTCCTTTAGAATTCATAGGTAAACCTGTGGGAATTAGTAAAGGTGGTATTTTAGAAATTCTATTACATGAATTGACTATAGAATGCCTACCCTCTGAAGTACCTGATAAAATAACTGTAGATATAAGCAATCTTGATATCGGAGATGTTTTACATGTAAAAGATATCAAAGTTCCTAAAGGAATTAAAGTGGTTGATAATCCAGAAGAAACAGTAGCAACTATATTAACAGAAGCTAAAGAAGTAGAAGAAGAGGAAACTTCAGAAAAAACAACTGAATAA
- the pth gene encoding aminoacyl-tRNA hydrolase, which translates to MWLFCGLGNPGEKYKDTRHNFGFLVIDNFAKKHSLDFKFYKDLESEAAFYEDKAILIKPLTYMNLSGRAVKKWITKENIPFTNLLVIYDDLDLPLGKIKILPKGGAGGHKGMLSIIESLGTTEFPRMRLGIGKPSNGSVIDYVLSPFSNEEKPKVIKVLEISSSALEDILNLGLFKTMTKYNSLNELLE; encoded by the coding sequence ATGTGGCTTTTTTGTGGTCTTGGAAATCCAGGTGAAAAATATAAAGATACTAGACATAATTTTGGCTTTTTAGTTATAGATAATTTTGCTAAAAAACATAGTTTAGATTTTAAATTTTATAAAGATTTAGAAAGTGAAGCTGCCTTTTATGAAGATAAAGCAATTTTAATAAAACCTCTAACTTATATGAATCTTTCAGGAAGAGCTGTTAAAAAATGGATAACAAAAGAAAATATACCATTTACTAATTTACTTGTAATTTATGATGATTTAGATTTACCACTCGGAAAGATTAAAATTTTACCGAAAGGTGGAGCAGGAGGACACAAAGGAATGCTTTCTATAATTGAATCTTTAGGAACTACAGAATTTCCAAGAATGAGATTAGGGATAGGAAAACCTTCAAATGGTTCAGTAATAGATTATGTGCTTTCCCCTTTTTCAAACGAGGAAAAACCAAAAGTAATAAAGGTTTTAGAAATTTCTTCTTCTGCTTTAGAAGATATTCTTAATTTAGGACTTTTTAAAACCATGACAAAATACAATTCTTTAAACGAACTTTTAGAATGA
- a CDS encoding phosphate-starvation-inducible PsiE family protein, producing the protein MKINKNLKLLQISGKTFLLKAEEIGYYLISVGLLIGFALLVFDGFKILLNIFSYENLSQAAILFLDKILIALIFIEIFYTVQVALLEESAIKCVEPFLLVAITALIRRLLILSFEISHVKDIPIEKLKYFLIELLEICFLVLALLLGLILLRKTRKEKNASPK; encoded by the coding sequence ATGAAAATTAATAAAAATCTTAAACTTTTGCAAATTTCTGGTAAAACCTTTCTTTTAAAAGCTGAAGAAATAGGCTATTATTTAATTTCTGTAGGTTTATTGATAGGATTTGCATTACTTGTCTTCGACGGCTTTAAAATCCTTTTAAATATTTTTTCCTATGAAAACCTTAGCCAAGCTGCTATTCTTTTTTTGGATAAAATTCTAATTGCCTTAATTTTTATAGAAATCTTTTATACCGTTCAAGTTGCTTTATTAGAAGAAAGTGCAATAAAATGTGTAGAGCCCTTTCTTTTGGTAGCAATAACTGCTTTAATAAGAAGACTTCTTATTTTAAGCTTTGAAATATCTCATGTCAAAGATATTCCTATTGAAAAACTAAAATATTTTCTTATAGAATTATTAGAAATATGTTTTTTAGTATTAGCTTTACTCTTAGGATTAATTCTTTTAAGAAAAACAAGAAAAGAAAAAAATGCATCCCCAAAATAA
- the guaA gene encoding glutamine-hydrolyzing GMP synthase, whose translation MHPQNKVLVLDFGSQTTQLIARRIRELGVYSEIKPCFISLEEIKSFSPSGIVFSGGPSSVYDKNAPLIDKEIFSLGIPILGICYGAQLITYILGGVVEKSDKREFGPAYIEILKTNKLFKGLKKNKKYKVWMSHSDRIEKLPEGFYALAKTENSPFAAIAHETKALYGVQFHPEVIHTEIGKKILHNFLFEICKCKADWNMPSFIEETIKYIRNLVKDEEKVICALSGGIDSTVTAILVHKAIDDRLIPIFVNNGLLRKNEPEEVLDLMRSLGLKVHYVDASSIFLSRLKGIKDPEKKRKIIGETFIEIFEREAQKFENVRYLAQGTLYPDVIESTSFRGPSATIKTHHNVGALPEKMNLKLIEPLRELFKDEVRKIAELLGLPKHIVWRQPFPGPGLAVRIIGEIDEEKLNILREADAIVTEEMLKSGWYYKVWQSFAVLLPIKTVGVMGDLRTYEYVIAIRCVESQDAMTADWVKLPYEILEKLSNRIINEVKGVNRVVYDISPKPPATIEWE comes from the coding sequence ATGCATCCCCAAAATAAGGTTTTAGTTCTTGATTTTGGATCTCAAACTACCCAGCTTATTGCTCGCAGAATAAGAGAACTTGGAGTTTATAGTGAAATTAAACCCTGTTTTATTAGCTTAGAGGAAATTAAAAGCTTTTCCCCCTCTGGTATAGTTTTTTCTGGTGGACCAAGTAGTGTATATGATAAAAATGCACCTCTTATTGATAAAGAAATTTTTAGTCTTGGAATACCAATTTTAGGAATATGTTATGGTGCTCAATTAATTACCTATATTTTAGGAGGGGTTGTTGAAAAAAGTGATAAAAGAGAATTTGGACCAGCTTATATAGAAATCTTAAAAACAAATAAGCTTTTTAAGGGGCTTAAAAAAAACAAAAAATATAAAGTATGGATGAGTCATAGTGATAGAATTGAAAAATTGCCAGAAGGTTTTTATGCTTTAGCAAAAACTGAAAATTCTCCCTTTGCAGCAATAGCTCATGAAACCAAAGCTTTATATGGAGTTCAGTTTCACCCAGAGGTAATACATACTGAAATAGGTAAAAAAATTTTACATAATTTCCTTTTTGAAATATGCAAATGTAAAGCTGATTGGAATATGCCCTCTTTTATTGAAGAAACCATAAAATATATTCGTAACCTTGTTAAAGATGAGGAAAAAGTTATATGTGCCCTTTCAGGAGGTATTGATTCTACTGTTACAGCTATACTTGTACATAAAGCTATAGATGATAGACTTATCCCAATTTTTGTAAATAATGGACTTTTAAGAAAAAATGAACCCGAAGAAGTTTTAGATTTAATGAGAAGTCTTGGACTAAAGGTTCATTATGTGGATGCAAGTTCTATATTTTTATCTCGTTTAAAAGGGATTAAAGACCCAGAAAAAAAGAGAAAAATTATTGGTGAAACCTTTATTGAAATTTTTGAAAGGGAAGCCCAAAAATTTGAAAATGTTAGATATCTTGCTCAGGGAACTCTTTATCCTGATGTAATAGAAAGTACATCTTTTAGAGGACCCTCTGCAACAATTAAAACCCATCATAATGTAGGTGCTCTTCCAGAAAAAATGAATTTAAAACTAATAGAACCTTTAAGAGAGCTTTTTAAAGATGAAGTAAGAAAAATTGCTGAGCTTTTAGGATTACCCAAACATATAGTTTGGAGACAGCCCTTCCCTGGTCCAGGATTAGCTGTAAGGATAATTGGAGAAATTGATGAAGAAAAACTTAATATTTTAAGAGAAGCAGATGCAATAGTAACAGAAGAAATGCTTAAATCAGGATGGTATTATAAGGTGTGGCAAAGTTTTGCTGTTCTTCTCCCTATAAAAACTGTTGGTGTTATGGGAGATTTAAGAACATATGAATATGTAATAGCTATAAGATGTGTGGAAAGTCAAGATGCTATGACTGCAGATTGGGTTAAACTTCCCTATGAAATTTTAGAAAAGCTCTCAAATAGAATAATAAATGAGGTAAAAGGTGTAAATAGAGTTGTATATGATATTTCTCCAAAACCACCAGCTACTATTGAATGGGAATAA
- a CDS encoding diacylglycerol/polyprenol kinase family protein: MGINLYRKLFHILVGLIIYGLSYKISYFSLGLILILLWTGLSLFEFLRLFFYKYLPLKFLWLPLLKEEEYKKISDAWYFLAGIFFSWFILDLKYFQIILLILTLADPCASIIGYYFGRIKLKSSKTLEGSLAFFITSFLILFFNIKTLFSSLYLCSIILSLVEAFTKRDNFWIPLIGSLYLKILG; this comes from the coding sequence ATGGGAATAAATCTTTATAGAAAACTTTTTCATATTCTTGTAGGATTAATCATATATGGTTTAAGCTATAAAATCTCCTATTTTTCTTTGGGTTTAATTTTAATACTTTTATGGACAGGATTATCTCTTTTTGAATTTTTACGTTTGTTTTTTTATAAATATCTTCCTCTAAAATTTTTGTGGTTGCCTCTTCTTAAAGAGGAAGAATATAAAAAAATAAGTGATGCTTGGTATTTTTTAGCTGGAATTTTTTTCAGCTGGTTCATTTTAGATTTAAAATATTTTCAAATTATTCTTTTAATTTTAACCTTAGCAGATCCTTGTGCCTCTATAATTGGATATTATTTTGGTAGAATTAAATTGAAAAGCAGTAAAACCTTAGAAGGTAGCTTAGCTTTTTTTATAACCTCCTTTTTAATCCTTTTTTTTAATATAAAAACCCTTTTTTCTTCCCTTTATTTATGCTCTATAATCTTGTCTTTAGTTGAGGCTTTTACTAAAAGAGATAATTTTTGGATACCACTAATTGGCAGTTTATACCTTAAAATATTAGGATAA
- a CDS encoding MBL fold metallo-hydrolase → MFQLWQSLDNSNFLCKAVLYVPDKPGSLAKLANSFGKYGINITYFYYNRSEHPNKVIIEAKHEELSPFKLLFEELKKENFLEEKYEEDLQIVNPNNILKISVYLENKPGTLARFAELLKKYEANVIYMIYNEVISENRGEIAFYVKKPEQINALAQEMNLLGYYYNFEYSGTDEEKTNKIIGLNLLERFFLSLKKLIGEEETEKVKEIIMTSKMLSETLINFNRESGKNLEIGQIFNKILTFAISSISKRGKNFNYKRLPTLPIGKILVYSFRPPTGGNIYILKGETETIMIDGSYGIYYEDVKKMLAENQIDPSKIKKIYLTHADADHAGVSGYFEEEYRTEVYLHPASKGIIENENRAYGTDTPLFQLNHYFTILVNYFTKSKFPKDGKFFDIKPKEFCGAFPVIDYFRLDGIEFKILESLGGHIPGQVFFLSEELGLFFTGDYLLYVPSLSEEEKSFLNIPKLLMTSTNVNSKVFREEMELLKNLAQKIDSYLLEKGKGLLILPGHGDYYPIRLIF, encoded by the coding sequence ATGTTCCAACTCTGGCAATCCTTAGATAATTCTAATTTTTTATGTAAAGCAGTTCTTTATGTCCCAGATAAACCAGGATCTCTTGCTAAATTGGCAAATTCTTTTGGAAAATATGGAATAAATATAACCTACTTTTATTATAACCGCTCTGAACATCCTAATAAAGTAATAATAGAGGCAAAACATGAAGAACTCAGTCCTTTTAAACTCCTTTTTGAAGAGCTTAAAAAAGAAAATTTTTTAGAAGAGAAATATGAAGAAGACCTTCAAATAGTCAATCCAAACAATATTCTCAAAATATCTGTTTATTTGGAAAATAAACCAGGAACCTTAGCAAGATTTGCTGAATTGCTTAAAAAGTATGAAGCAAATGTAATTTACATGATCTATAATGAAGTTATTTCTGAAAACAGAGGTGAAATAGCCTTTTATGTTAAAAAACCTGAACAAATAAATGCCCTTGCTCAAGAAATGAATTTACTTGGATATTATTATAATTTTGAATATTCAGGAACAGATGAAGAAAAAACTAATAAAATAATAGGTCTCAATCTTTTGGAAAGGTTTTTCTTAAGTCTTAAAAAATTAATAGGAGAAGAAGAGACTGAAAAAGTAAAAGAAATTATAATGACTTCTAAGATGCTATCAGAAACATTAATAAATTTCAATAGAGAATCCGGAAAAAATTTAGAAATAGGTCAGATTTTCAATAAAATTTTAACCTTTGCTATCTCCTCAATTTCAAAAAGAGGAAAAAATTTTAATTATAAAAGATTACCTACTCTTCCTATAGGAAAAATTCTTGTTTACTCTTTTCGACCTCCTACAGGAGGAAATATCTATATTTTAAAAGGAGAAACTGAAACAATAATGATAGATGGTTCTTATGGAATTTATTATGAAGATGTAAAAAAAATGCTTGCGGAAAATCAAATTGATCCCTCTAAAATTAAAAAAATCTATTTAACCCATGCTGATGCTGATCATGCAGGTGTAAGCGGTTATTTTGAAGAAGAATATAGAACAGAGGTGTATCTTCATCCTGCATCAAAGGGTATTATAGAAAATGAAAATAGAGCCTACGGAACCGATACCCCTCTTTTTCAATTAAATCATTATTTTACTATTCTGGTAAATTATTTTACCAAATCCAAATTTCCTAAGGATGGGAAATTTTTTGATATAAAACCAAAAGAATTTTGTGGAGCTTTTCCTGTTATAGATTATTTTAGATTAGATGGAATAGAATTTAAAATATTAGAGAGTTTGGGAGGACATATTCCTGGACAAGTCTTTTTCTTATCTGAAGAATTGGGTTTATTTTTTACTGGAGACTATCTCCTTTATGTTCCCAGTTTGAGTGAAGAAGAAAAAAGCTTTCTAAATATTCCCAAATTATTGATGACAAGTACCAATGTAAATTCTAAAGTATTTAGAGAAGAAATGGAGTTATTAAAAAATCTTGCCCAAAAAATAGACTCCTATTTATTAGAGAAGGGAAAAGGTCTATTAATTCTGCCTGGACATGGTGATTACTATCCTATTCGTTTGATTTTTTAA
- a CDS encoding YceD family protein: MNDLKNWGILLEEIPPEGIKFDFENISDLGDELIIKEPFSGYFRLKKLGIEVKLEGFLKGVVLLECDRCLTFYEFPIEHAFKINILPLASLNIEEEKELSDEEMEVSFYENSWISFYDLLKEEIFLSLPYKKLCKPDCKGLCPVCGTNLNENICKCNVYKKESPFAILKELFSEKKL, translated from the coding sequence ATGAATGATCTTAAAAATTGGGGGATCCTTTTAGAGGAGATTCCTCCAGAGGGGATTAAATTTGATTTTGAAAATATTTCAGACCTTGGAGATGAACTTATTATAAAAGAACCCTTTTCTGGATATTTCAGATTGAAAAAATTGGGAATCGAGGTAAAATTGGAAGGCTTTTTAAAAGGTGTAGTTCTTCTTGAATGTGATAGATGTTTAACTTTTTATGAATTTCCTATTGAACATGCTTTTAAAATAAACATTTTACCACTTGCTTCTCTTAATATAGAGGAAGAAAAGGAACTTTCTGATGAAGAAATGGAGGTTAGTTTTTATGAAAATTCTTGGATCTCCTTTTATGATTTATTAAAGGAGGAGATATTTTTGAGTTTACCATATAAAAAACTTTGCAAACCTGATTGCAAAGGTCTTTGCCCAGTTTGTGGAACAAATTTAAATGAAAATATATGTAAATGCAATGTTTATAAAAAAGAAAGCCCTTTTGCTATTTTAAAAGAACTTTTTTCTGAAAAAAAACTATAA
- the rpmF gene encoding 50S ribosomal protein L32, whose translation MAVPKRKTSRSRRGKRRAHKHLIAFPLSLCPKCKSPKMPHRVCPNCGYYKGKAFIEKESPDLS comes from the coding sequence ATGGCAGTTCCAAAAAGAAAAACTTCAAGATCAAGAAGAGGAAAAAGAAGAGCTCATAAACATTTAATAGCTTTTCCTCTTTCTTTATGTCCAAAATGTAAATCTCCAAAAATGCCTCATAGAGTTTGCCCTAACTGTGGATATTACAAAGGAAAAGCCTTTATAGAAAAGGAAAGCCCAGATCTTTCCTAA